The Lutzomyia longipalpis isolate SR_M1_2022 chromosome 2, ASM2433408v1 DNA window TGGGATCCTCATACAGCATAATCACAATCTGTGACATATAGTTCAATTCTGAGACCATTGAGACATATTCCATGGCCCTACGCCATTGTTCATCAGTCATTGTATTGATCAATCCGCCATAGCGGAGAACTGTGAGGAGGGAGTGTACGTGACTCTCACTAGTGAAGTACAGTCGCGTCCGGACGTGCCTTCCTGGGCTTGAGACACCGTGACTGTAGCGGGGATTGAGCCGATTGACACTCTCATCACCCGCCTCCTCGATATTTCTCTGCAAATCCGACTTGATCTTCTTCAGCAGCGGCGTACAAATCCCCTGCCCAATGGCAATCTTCTCCTGCACCGTCAACCCATACTCCTGCGGTATTACAATGTCCGCCAGGTACTTTGCATTAATGTACAATTCTTCAGCTTGCTCAAATTGCAACGTATGCTGATTATGTTGCAAATCATACTTGATACAATCATAAATATCGGGAATTTTCGATATATCAAATGTCTTATTCTTCGTGGAGAAATCCTTCTCAATCTTCCCCCAGCGACGTCCCATTAACTCCCACGTTTCCCCATGATAGAGGATTGCATCGCGTGTCTTTGGGTCATCCCTTTTCACCGCAATAACCGCCATTAGTGATTGAATGAGTGCACAAACGCGCAGGCAGCATTGAACGGGATTCTTCACAAAATCCAAAGCTTGATTGATACTTTGACTATTTCCCGGATTAATTGCTTCACGATCAGCTTGTGAAAAGTCCCGATCTATTTGCATTAGTTCATGAAGACGATTTTTTGCCCTTGAAACACGAACAACATTGAAGTTAGTAATTAAAGCCCTCCCTCGCACACAGCTTTTACTCTGTACTTACATGTTTTGATACTTGCTCGAATCACAGTCATTGTCCAGGAGACCATTTGTATTTGCACTCTTCACCATTTGTACGAGAATGGGCGTTAGTTCACCCTCAAGTGCGAGGAGCCCCTTTGCAAAAGCCGCCGCTGTCATTTGTACCCTCCCCTCGTCACTTGCATAGATTTTGAGATCATGCCGGAAGGTGGAATGCAATCTGGAAATGCTAAAAATTTGTAATGCTCCCCGTTTTTTGTTTGCCTTTCACGTGGATTCACGTGGATATTAATCACCTTAGCAATCCCAGTCCCTGTGTTCCCGAATAGTCATGCCTTCCCTGTCCCCCGGGGTACATACAACGAAAAATTCTCCCAAGCTCCTCAGCCTGAACACGTCCGGCTGGCGTAAGTTCACCACCCCATTTGAGTATGAGTACAAGGGATGGTTCCTTTGGCGCATCTGCTAGTGACATACCTTGAAATTATAAACTTTTCCATTGTACAACTAAACAAATTCCCGCGGGATTAACCTTCCCACACTCACCATCATCCGAACTCGAACCACGTGGACGCCCCTTTGGCTGATACTTCATCTGCACCTTCCGATTAATACCCGAAAAATGCCCATACATCTCCAGGACGGACTTTAGCTGCTCCAACTTTCCCTGCTTCTCCTCAACCTCAGCATCGGCTGCCTTTGTCTGAATCTCCGCAAGGAGATACCGTGCAATGTCCAAAATCTCCTGTAGTTGCTTTGGACGTTTCAATTTTACATGACCATGCTTGTAGCCATCgtatttttcgaaaatttcaaagaatctagtaaagaatgaatgaaattttaatcaatgatCCTTTGAGGATCCTTTTGTATGGAATTTTTCCTCCTTACTTTGGATGCCGCACTTCAACCTTCATCTTCTGCTTTGGTGTCCTATCACCGTGCCTTATCACAGCCACAACGCATCGCAATTCCATCATTTTACCAAAAGTTGTGGGCACAATTGGTGGATCATCAAGTTGAAATGGCACAGACCATGGGATATGGAGTGTTGGCGTGAGTTCCCGCAGGATCATATTCCCAAGTATTTTAGCACAATCATCGTAATACTTATTTGAATTCTTCACAAAACTAAAACCATTCACATCGCAAACATACGACTTCCCATTGGCCCTTTAAAGGAAGCCAAAACAAttgatcaaaaaataattttagatttaGTCTTAAGGAATCTTTTGATTGAGCCTTAATCATGATTAAATTTCGATTGAATTATTAATGAGGAAATGACTTATGACCTTTAGCATTTTCCCTAACAGTTTTACATACGacttttcaaagattttattccCTCTTCATCAAGCCTACAAAGTGTGttattttagttattttttttataattaatttttaattttataataattatttcaaagtcaatagttttctttaattgacctttaaaaaaaaaataatttaataaaagattctttGGGAAACTGCTAAAGGTCCTAAACCGTGCTGTTCCACACTCTCCttaatgatttaaataaaacaaataaacattCCAAAATATGTCTAATCATCCGACATACCTCAGTAAATCGAAACCACAGACAGTTTGCTTGAAAGCAAGACAAACTTTGCGTGAAATCAGCTTTTCCGCATTGCTTAATATCACAGGATATCGAATTTCTTTCCCCTCACGATCACGCTCAACCTTTCCATCGAGTGCTGGGCTCTTTCTCGCCTCAGCATGCGCATAGTCCGGTCCTACTGTGTAAACTTTCACATCTGTCCCATCCGTTGGCATAAAATCCTCATAAATAAAGGATCCAGTCTTCCTTACGCGTGATTCCGGGGAATACACACTACTACGGCTGCCAATTTTGCGAAAAAGTCGCTGACTACCCCCACCCGCCGAAGTTGGGTAGTAAATGTAGATATTGTGATCTTCCGCTGAGACCGGCTTCTCCACAAAGGGCTTATTGAATGTCACCCCATTAACTTCAACGTGATCTTCGCTCTCAAGAAGCTCGtgatctacaaaaaaaaacgatcatGATCTCTAAACTAAATAACTCACAAATGGGGGAGATGATCTTACGTTTAGGATCAGGCGAATCGCGATCGAGAACAGCATAACGTGGAATTTCAATTCCTTCACTTtccaaaattgaataaacCTTTCGCCGATCCTattgatggaaaaattaaatgataataCATTTATCAATCAAAGTCTGACATCGATAAAAGTCCTTTACATTATGATCTAATACCTGAATATCATACTGCGTGTGGAGATTGTTGATCACATAGGGTTTCCTAAGTTGGGAATAGTTGACAGCCTTCTCAAGGGGAAAACCCTTTGAGTGGAAGGATATGAGACAATCACAGATGGGCCATTTTTCAACGGGATCCTTAAGGATCACTTCTTCCGGGAAAACAACGATCTTTATGTACTCAAACTCCTGAAGTCGCGTTAAGATCTCCTTCATTGGTTTTGATTGAGACTTCTTTGCCATGGCACATACACCCACGACAACCTGCTTTCCCGAACACGATGAAACACTGCCATCGGAATCGATCTCAGTTGGATCACACAGATCAATATCTCCctaaaaaaacgatttttaaaggaaataaatattttttccttaccTATCctaaaaaatgatataaaaatgtACGAATACTCCTAAGTAATATAATATCAGAAAACTCGAAAGATCACACAAGATCAATTAAAGATCACGCGAAAAACCGCATCAATGGTGGACAAATTgaacaataatttaattcacatgatgaactttattgaaaaattgctatattaaaacaaaacatgACGTTTATTGTCACGAGATAtcgagaaagagaagaaaagaaatacaaataaagaaaaatgagaaaaaaggagaaaagatTTACATTCATGCATTCGTCACAGTAGCAGTATTCATTGTAGTTTTCTTCATCGTCATCATTATCATTACTGTGCTCATATCCATCGTGGCATTTTTGCCGGCGTCGGAGTTTCTTCAATCTCCACCAATCTTTCAACCACGACCATTCCATTgaacttttctctctttcttttatgattctgttctctgttttttttttcacacactcaACACaccaattttcccacaaatctCACTCTTTTCTGGATTTCTTCTTTCAGCCAACGAGTCACAtggaaatttgcaaattgtaggaaaattaTCACATTCTGtcatattttctcaatcactTTTAATTATTACATTGCAGCACTATGCCAGGCACTTTTAGCACTATAAATCGattgaaaattgtatattatCAAGTTAATTGTTCTGTTTGTATTTGGTATAAGTAGTGAAGAAAAGTAagaatgataaatttatttatttttcaacattgaactgttttgatatttcttttcccCTGAATACACAaaccaattgaaaatttatgatccATTGAGAACTTCAAGAAGGCCACAGGGTTATTCGTTAAATTGTAACAAAATGATCGTTAAGGAAATTATGGATAAAACTTGACGCAAATTTGTCTTTTCGGCACtcaaaaaatatctaattgaGACTCAAATATCTAATTTAGATTCAAAAAATACCTTATTTGAACGAAACTTTTGCCTAATGTGCGTGTAATCAGTTTTTTTGACGGCTCATAACTTGAAATTAGCCGATCGACCCAGCCGTTTTGGAGCAATACCTTTGCCGCAAATCCATAGAAagactttcttttaaaattaacttttaaaatttaacgtaTTTGCTCTTATTTACGTTTCATTATCCCTCCATATTATTAtctttcataatattttatttaatctttaaattaaaaacttaatttcaaCTGTTTCAAATAACCCTGTgccttttgagaaaatcgtcagAATAAGCTCCACATTCCTCTCTctaattcaattgatttttcaataatcTCTCCCTCTTCCTaactttttatgcaaattaaagtCTTTCCTAAGGTTTCGTCGAGAggcaccacacacacacaacacacgCAATATTAATGAAGTTCTCGAAGACgttgaggaaagaaaaaaaaacttttggtctatttataataaatcactttttttctcatcgtAATCCATGCCCTATTGACAGGAATAACCAAAAAAGTAACAGCCACGATAATTTGTTCTCACCAGACGCAAAGTAACTGGAAGGTGGTGAGAAAATGCGTCAATTAGACACCGAGAAGTGATTTTGTTGACAATGGATTGATAATGTGATGATAAGGTTACGTGTGtggtatcttttttttctattcctcCCCCATATCCCCCCCACACCTTATGTGTTAGTTACGTGCTGAAGAAATTTAACCTTCATCGCAGGTTTCAAgcacaaaaattcacattcaTCGCAGataaattttgggattttagaAGAGCACACGATTCTTTCTTACAactctcgaaaaaaaaattcagggaTCAATTGCACAATTCagcgaaaaaaaacaattctatgTTGTAGCAAATATTGACCTgagatttctcaatttatttactcatcaataaagtttttttttcgtttcatTTCATTTAGCTGCGGATTAAATATAGCAGCTTTATGTCAAGTGAACTGATAGCATTATCATACGGGGAAAGtagaaattacaaaaatgcattttcattttactatGAAATCATCATTCGCATATCCCattcaataaagaaatatttttatttaagaaaaatccatcacatttgcataaaaatgttaaacgaGTATCAAAagtggtgaaaaaaatttgcattgatCGTCATTTGAACCCAGGTTATTTGAATTGTCAATCATGCACGTTGTGTACGATaccaaaattttcctttcgaaAATAACTGAAATCTTACACTTtatctaaatatttctttacagTCTAACAAAGATTCGATATAGTTCTCATAACTCTATTAGAAGTTTATTGTCTGAATTGCTTTGAGTAATGATTGAAACCTTTCTCAACATAATTCCATAATATGCAGTGTAATCAATTCATTTTAGTATGATCGATTGCTTTGAAAGACACGGATAATTGAGCAATTAGTTCCTTTAATAGAGTGTACGCTATACTTTGTCATGGGATGGCAAAAATTCACTTGGTAACATAACAGAGAATATTTGAAGAGCAATTTTCATGAATCACTGCAAACAAATTATTCGCGCTTTTTGTGCTTAAAAAGAATGCACTTTTGCCATTACACCGACATATTCCGGCAATCGTGGCTTTCATCGCAATTAAATGCCGCCAAATGGATCTATTGAAGTGTATACTGAACACTTTGTATAAAGAACTGCAGAAGATTGTGTGTGCCTCCCGAGCTCTATTGAAAATATAGGTCatgtattttaatatatttcacTCAATGTACTTGatctttctttcttcagagaaaaagaagtcacaaaaattccctcaaatttcatcacaccACCCAACCATTTTTAATGCCTTTTTGTCTtctaattcattaatttttttttctacttaagattgtgaaaatgttttcacTAGAAAAACTAAACACAAATCAATTTACATTCAATCACAGAGAGAAGTtggagaaaaaatcacaaatatttaaataactttttttttacaactaaAAACATTATTATAAATTACACAATCATCATGTCCCTGCCATTCGTTTACTATTCTTGAGTTTATCGTTGATAAAAAACACGGTGTTAGcacattatttatttgatatttgcTGAAATTATCGGagttttccagaattttatattttttcacccACAAACCTACATTATATACAATAAATACATATAGTTCACTATCTTAGTCATTTGATAATATTCTTGTCGTCACACAcacgaaacaaaaaaaaataacaacgAATAGCAACCACCCTAATAAATATCATGGGGCACGCTTTTAGCATATCACACGTAAGGAAAAACGCGCGGAAAATGCGAAGAGAAACCCACCGAAAAGAGACTTCTTAGTGACAACAAAGCTCAATACTGACTAAATAAAAGTCTCGACTTTCGTTGGGATATAAATCTATGCTGTTGTGTGTCGCTGTGGGGCTCTCTCAAGTATTTTATTGTGAGCAAAAATGTGTGGCGTACACAATAATTTGGTATACACAAGAATCCGATCGTCTTACGATATTTTACGATGGAATTTTCATCGCATTTTACTCCCAACACACACGGTTTTGTTCATCTCACTCCGCACACGTCTAAAGGAAAACACAAATGACCCTCTCCAAATTTTCCGCCTCGACCAGCTCAcgaagattttaaataaatacacaAAATGTCGATTGAACACTTTCAATATATTGATTTGTAAGGCAATTTATGGCTCAAAAGAAAGAACATTATTGATGaaccctttaaaaaatattgttgagaACCTCTAACAGaagcaatttatttcaataatgtTTTATGGAACATTTTAGGGGAACCCAGGGCTTAATTGGTACATTTCAAgatcaattaatttcatgaattCAAGGTTCTAGTCTCGCAACCCTTAGATTTGCACTATCAGGTGCAAGGATTTAATTCCCAGTAGAgtcaaattttataatttatacattaaaatcttttttaatccACTCTCCTAGTGATTCTAGGTCTAGATAATAAGAACTATGATAactgacagaaaaaaatgattgggTTAGCCACCCCGAAAACATCTATGCGCAATACTTAATTGTACAAGTatatagattaaaaaatatgtattttcaaCAAGACGGAGCTACCTGCCACACTGCCAAAGAAACTTTTCGACAGGCCAAGcctagaattaaattttaactggCCTACAACACAAAAGAAGGGAAATAGTTATGGAACAAAACAAGTGTTTTTagaatcaaaaaatgaaaactttgtaattgaaataaaactcATACACACGGAATGTcattgaacattttctttatggCTAAAAAGAGGTTTTAAGCACAAATCTACGTACATCAGAAAATCTGTCGCTTcatacaaattcttttttctgtttttgaaAACTTCTTCAAAAGAGGTCAAGAATGTACTAAGACAAAAGGAAGACCGAAAATATAGTCAAGCATTGGTTAGCGTCACATCGAATGTACATTGCTccttatttttactttaatagGTACATCCGATGTGACCCTAACCAATGTCTAACTATCTTTTATTTGGAACAACAAACAATAGTTTTTTAGTCTATTCTAAACTTTTCTATTTGTGACTTTCACTTGTGAGAACTAAAATCTAgaaaaaaccaattttggaGTCCTGATGTCGGAGTACCAAACTCTTAAAttacgcatttttcttttaatcgaGAGAAAGAAGGATTCCATACTTCGTTGCAATCAAATGATATTCTTATTGTAGACAGAGGTTATAGAGATGCCATTGAGTTTTTGGACAACTTTGGTATAAAGCAATATGCTTCATTTTCtgaagaaaatctctgaaACACCCTAGTGCAAATCAGCCAGGGAATCAAAATTGATAACTAAAATAGGTAGTCAAAGCAAGGAATGGGCATATACGAAGTATGTAAAAGTTCTAAACAAGCTAGATAAATTCTGTCATTCACTGTCACCTATATCGATGAAATTCTTTCTGTAAAGCAGATGTCTTATTAATTAGGATTGAAAGAAGACGCGTTACTTACATCAGGTTCAGCGAAACAACACTCTAACCACAACTCTATCAATGATAGAACGtaaaaagatcatttttctTGGTTGAATTGATTATGAGCTCAACCAAGCTTTTTGACCTTGGAATGACTTGACCTTCTTGAATGACCTGAAGAAGATGTTAAAGGAGCTTAAAGAAGAGTATGAGGAAGTTAACATGGAGGCCCTGGGATTACAATCTCGCATCATAAAACTCCGAGACAAATATTCCCAGGACACGGAACAAGACGATAGGATAGGATCAAATAGGATCATCTGGATTCATAAAATCTGGTGATCAAGTCCGCCGGATTTTCAAGAGTTGAAACATAATTCCAGAAATCAACAGGGAAAATCTCACGTATTTTATTTACTAGATTGGATGAATTTTCTGGCTTCGTTTAAAACAATCccacaaatgaaaattcctcgtTATACTTATATTCTTGCATAGAATTGcactaaaaaaatcattttgttatcttttgatataattttggcaaatatttgTTGTTATTCTGTACATGCTGTTTGCTAGTGTTCCCCGTAAAATGAGGGTAGGTAATTTCAACTTGTGTTTGTTTCTCTTCGCGGGACAGAATTACACctaaatgaataaatgtttattaaaattttaggaagagaacttttttcttgccttgtataataaaattcaaatagatttaaaaaaaaaacctttaaagtGTTTGAagttattaagaaattttggGGTTAAAAGACTTTTAAGTTGGAATATTAATCAATGGGCCTTATtaagcgaccaagaaacccttgaaatctttgaattttgcacTGAAATTTCGAGATTTCAAACGAaattcaagggtttcttggtcgctgaataaggcccaatatttgggtttaaaatagaatatatttatgcaaataaatcaaaattattcgtAATAATTCTGCATCATTAAGACattaattgaagaattaaatctttcttgaattatgaataattttcttactttgTTGCCATTATATATTTTCGAGTTGATTTAAAAGAGctttaattaactaaaaacgCAAAAATCCTTAAAGACTGACAGACCCAGTCAATTAGCACAAACGACATTTGCTGACTCAACCAACAAGTCATGTAgtgtgtgaaaaagaaaattatgaatgaCAACACTTACTTCCAGTTCCCCAAAATACATCTCGTGCCACCAAAATCTATTTCCTTTAGTCCTAATTGCTGATGAATCCATAATGAGATTATGGATTTACTATTAAATCCATATaaagacaaattttcttctaatttttcactcaataaaatgacagaaaaaaataaactttatgcGCACTTTTCCACCTTTCCATATGCTCCACACCAACTACTCTGGTGCTCTCCTCACGGAGGCACGATTATTTATCCAATGAGACTTTCTCATattggtttaaaaataatattctcacgcaaaatgaaaataaatagaagagATGGCTTTTTAAATGTATCACACACACTGTATATTATTCTATCGCTGCTCTTTAACTCTGAAAACACCGCCACTGTGTGGCTTTTCCATCGCAAAACTTCTGctagaataaactttttttctctccctgaTACCCCACAGGTAGGTTACGTACGTATAGAGGAAGTTAGCAGAAGAGAAAGGGAGGATGTGTGTGAGTTTGGCTCAATGgactgaaaaattaaataaaaattgtcacatGTTGTGTTTATGCAAATAAGTATAGAGTAATTAGCACATTTTAATTATAGCTataatagaataattttatattagagCCCCACAGAGATAGGATATGAATTTCTATGTAGAGGCAGCAATAGTCATAACCCGTCAGAGATATTAtgtgaaaatatcaattttatgttttaatgttGTTCTGATAGTGAACTTGATTGTCAACCGGTTAATGTAACATATCCAATTTGCAGCATTATGTGTATAATGTTGTACTGTTGATGTTTACAATTAAATCTCTGATATAATGCCAATCagattgtgaattttattagaGGCTTATCAATATCTTTTCTACTCCAATttagtaattaatttatgcagATAAAAATCATTGTAAATGGCACATATGACTAAAATAGTTGAGATAGCCAAATAAAGATCTCTTGAagcaataaaagaataatcagATACAGaaaggggaaaaaataaaatttttctttcattaaaggAATCAATTAAGCTTGttttagtgatttttattCTCGTTTCTTAGTTTTAATATTCTATGTATTTGTAGCAATCCTAGCAGCTTTACAATCCAGTAAATGTTAATCTGCTCATATAGTGATTGACCCCTAACTCGACGAAAACTGTGATGGATCAGATTAACTGCGTTTACCGCTGATTTTGGCTAACGCTGTATTGGTTAAATAGCTTGACGAGAGTAAGAAATCTATGCTGCTAATGTCATGAATATTTACAGGAATtgctcaaattaaaatttaaaaacaatttttagctgcaaactttttttgaaaaaaaaactcggcTGCCAACTCGAGCTGACTTAAAATAGGCTAGCTTAGGTCTTTTATAGGCGCATAAATTGGTAAGAAAATGCAAGAGAGTGATAGGTTAATGAATAGGTAAAAGTTTAATAGATATTTATTGTTTAGTCGTAGCTTAACCAGAATAGAGTGAATATTAGACGTGTAAGGCTGAGAATTAAGGCGATTGGGGGTTGTTCTCCAAGACTTTTATCTATTAAAAACGTTCCAGTTTTAAGTACTTAAATGCCAATTTGATGATTCTTTTGATAATCTTCAGGcctaaattattcattttctaaaaattcgtttttttgttgattgTCTTGAATTTCTAAACGTTCCaaatcttttctattttgGAGTTTGAAAGAATCAAGTTAAGTAGAGTTTTACGAAATTCAGCTCTTAGGAAACTTATGTACTTCTTATCTCTATAAGTCTCTCAATGATAACGTTTCTTGTATTGTATTACTTAAAGAAGAATCTCTTGGACATTTGATGAGCCTCATCCACGAAGATgcgaatttattttcctctgGGTCATTCATTTCATAAATCATTTGCCCCTAGTTTGCAGATAAAAAATCACATCTAGGTCATTGCCACAGCAGagtgctgatttttttttataaaactaaTCTCTGCTCTTTGGGATGCAGTGAAGAGCACCAGCTCTACTGACATTTGTACAAAATTGCTAAATGAATTGCTCTTAtctcatattttattatgatACAGAGAGTTCTTTTGATGATCTTCTCCTCTCTAAGAAATACATAAGAAATGCCACAAACAgtagcaaaataaaaatttccacgaGAGCTTTCTGTTATCAGGGAAATTTTGGTAAACAGTCCAATTTATTTACAGACGTAGTGGATTAGAATGTGGTGTGTGATCTTATCaggaaattcaattggaaaaaaaattggagcaATCGCCCACGTTTTTGAGGAATGACATGCTCACACTGTTAGCTGCTGCATTGTGGAAAATCAATGGATTTTCCTAATTTCCCTACAAAACTAATGCAAAATggagtgaaaataaaataaaagtggaCTCACCTCACCAACGTAGAAGCCTGGCCTATTGCTTGTGGCCTGCTGGAGTCCTTGATAGCCAACTTCGAGCTCTGTGTACGACATTCTCAGGCGCTGCTGCAGTTTCTCCCTCCGGGTGATCGATAAAATTGCAAACTTCCGGGATGAATGACGCAGTACACGGAAGGGTCAACCCCTGACCCACACACCTGCCCCAACACACGCTCCCCAATCTCGTTCCTCTCCTCTGTCTGTATCAATTGCCAGCAAATTCGTACACTGCTGGGTATTTTTGATACATCACCGTACTCGTAATATTGGCAGAGACGAAAGgtggtaaatatttttagcgTTCATGTCGCGCCGgacattgattttctttccccaatcatttttcaatcaCTCCCAAACACTCAATTCTTCTGTATTTACATGAAAACTCTCCTAATATGCTAAAAGAGTAATTTAGAATGCTTTTCCAATCAACACAGGAAtgttttccacaatttttctACACTTTTTTCTTGGCCTGGcgaatttcccttttttttcgcgAAACTTTGACCGGAAAACTCCGAAAGACAACAATTCGGAAATATTTTCGAGTCCGgaagaaatgtcaaagtttcaattttttaaacttcaattCCTCGTTTTTCGCGTGAATTCTGctcgtgtgtgtgtggggggagGTGAATGTGTGCGTGAAAGTGTCTCAGCGG harbors:
- the LOC129791136 gene encoding inositol hexakisphosphate and diphosphoinositol-pentakisphosphate kinase isoform X16 gives rise to the protein MEWSWLKDWWRLKKLRRRQKCHDGYEHSNDNDDDEENYNEYCYCDECMNGDIDLCDPTEIDSDGSVSSCSGKQVVVGVCAMAKKSQSKPMKEILTRLQEFEYIKIVVFPEEVILKDPVEKWPICDCLISFHSKGFPLEKAVNYSQLRKPYVINNLHTQYDIQDRRKVYSILESEGIEIPRYAVLDRDSPDPKHHELLESEDHVEVNGVTFNKPFVEKPVSAEDHNIYIYYPTSAGGGSQRLFRKIGSRSSVYSPESRVRKTGSFIYEDFMPTDGTDVKVYTVGPDYAHAEARKSPALDGKVERDREGKEIRYPVILSNAEKLISRKVCLAFKQTVCGFDLLRANGKSYVCDVNGFSFVKNSNKYYDDCAKILGNMILRELTPTLHIPWSVPFQLDDPPIVPTTFGKMMELRCVVAVIRHGDRTPKQKMKVEVRHPKFFEIFEKYDGYKHGHVKLKRPKQLQEILDIARYLLAEIQTKAADAEVEEKQGKLEQLKSVLEMYGHFSGINRKVQMKYQPKGRPRGSSSDDDAPKEPSLVLILKWGGELTPAGRVQAEELGRIFRCMYPGGQGRHDYSGTQGLGLLRLHSTFRHDLKIYASDEGRVQMTAAAFAKGLLALEGELTPILVQMVKSANTNGLLDNDCDSSKYQNMAKNRLHELMQIDRDFSQADREAINPGNSQSINQALDFVKNPVQCCLRVCALIQSLMAVIAVKRDDPKTRDAILYHGETWELMGRRWGKIEKDFSTKNKTFDISKIPDIYDCIKYDLQHNQHTLQFEQAEELYINAKYLADIVIPQEYGLTVQEKIAIGQGICTPLLKKIKSDLQRNIEEAGDESVNRLNPRYSHGVSSPGRHVRTRLYFTSESHVHSLLTVLRYGGLINTMTDEQWRRAMEYVSMVSELNYMSQIVIMLYEDPTKDPCSEERFHVELHFSPGVNCCVQKNLPPGPGFRPHSRNDSVTSKSTSGEEDSATTRIDEEDAQNEEENTQSTPQNSDAADLSARGSKGENSPSEIAPLHQFTSPKIKSSEPIPIGSCHTVSGHEAMDLAKRLSKELATQQQMQSGSLGATRSMSPDTEPRSRSYETTQSKPKDITATTTAASSVQTSSTNTVRRQRHSIAGQMSYFKMLGFGGFSKKMASTNSLFSTAVISGSSSAPNLRDMIPSTASPSVLEGIGGVPSIRPLETLHNALSLKQLDSFLETMTVAPMFKTPASSPPKYPSTPLPTPVQTPQNSIPEKFISSFARDGIADWSGQSSMTSSLSAMSSGGPPSPNISENTFSRGYSSTDMSASINSTDELAILGATAELCQMFPTLDADLCAVSHQLTLESLPLSCTDISQGASGELTPISTGSDFDFNTNDATKGSSTDEIGIEDSDEETTVSATAELSFPTEGFLSMDNLRNFNVANEPYKRSLETYQTSVMNIKRKLSERCISEENAHATGATPKYPGRSPRIQKQISAYERESRKMSMREPQPLAPPLAQRESQSQHCISADNLTRSVVGEVVPEKEIAAKTKSCANLKIFSSNTPGALVVKEKFIAPPKRVANSFHGKTQFSQNSDLFRRTISQGVVASGDAPTNRFTTTIVPEASCYEPARSTKED